In Verrucomicrobiia bacterium, the genomic window GCTTCCTGAATGACTCCCAGCAATGCACTATCGCTGCCTTTCTCAATGCTTTCTTGCAACTCCGCAATGATGTCGTCGTATTCCCCGACAAGATTGTTTATGTCGCGATGGTCAGACTCGGTTTTGGCAACAGACTTATACTCCAGCGTAGCTTCCTTTCGAGCTTGGACAGCCATCATCAAGGCACGAGCCTCACCAAACTTCCTGATGGAGAATCTTGCCGTTTTTGGTGTGCCGCCACTGGGTCTAGGACAAGTCATTTGCCAGTCGCGTGCAATCGTTCCGCTGGGCAAAGTGGTTTCGGAATAATTGACGCCGATGATTCCTGTCCGGTTGTTTTTCTGAAGACTCATCCGCAAAAGCGGGCGAGACGGACGCAGGTGCGGATTCTTTTCAAAAAAAGCATTCCGATACTCGCGTGCTTCTTGCAGCGAGACATCGGAATGTCGTCCTGAATCGGAAAAACTCTTGGTATGATAATCAGGCGTGTGTTCCGCGATGCGAAATTGCCACAAGTTTTCGCCGCGATACAAATACTGAATATCGAGTTGTTCCTTTTCCTCTGAGGTCATGAAAACAAGCGCGCCTGTCCATCACTTCTTCTTCCCATGCACCTTCGCCGCGACTTTCAGGCGCAGACCATTCAACCGGATGAAGCCGGTGGCGTCGTCCTGGTTGTAGGCCTTGGTCGGGTCGGCTTCCATCGTCGCGATGTGCGGGTTGTAGAGGCTGACCTTGGACTTGCGGCCGGCGACCATGATGTTGCCCTTGTAAAGCTTCACGCGCACCGTGCCGGTGACGTTCTTCTGCGATTCCTCGACGTAGGCCTGCAACGCCTCGCGTTCGGGCGCGAACCAGAAGCCGTTGTAAACGAGTTCGGCATACTTCGGGATGAGCGCGTCGCGCTGGTGCATGACTTCGCGGTCCATCGTGAGCGATTCCATCTGGCGATGCGCGAAATGCAGGATCGCGCCACCGGGCGTCTCATACACGCCGCGGCTCTTCATGCCGACGAAACGGTTTTCCACCATGTCCACGCGGCCGACGCCGTGTTTGCCGCCGAGCTTGTTCAACGCCTTCATCACGCCGAGCGGGTTGAGCTTCTTGCCGTTCACCGCAACGCAATCGCCCTTCACAAAATCGAGTTCGACGAATTCGGGCTTGTTCGGCGCGTCTTCGGGCAGGCAGGAGAGCGTGCAGAAGTAGCCGCGGTTCTTGAGGTCGTAGCTGTCATACCACGGGTCCTCGAGAATGCCTGCCTCGTATGAGATGTGCAGGAGGTTGCGGTCCATCGAATACGGCTTCTTGGCGCTGGCCTGCACGGGAATCTTGTGCTTGGCGCAGTAATCAATCATCTCCTGGCGGCCGGGAAATTCGTTGCGATAGCGTTCGTCGCGCCACGGCGCGATGACCTGCAAGTCGGGCGCGAGCGCGGCGGCGGTGAGTTCGA contains:
- a CDS encoding HNH endonuclease; amino-acid sequence: MTSEEKEQLDIQYLYRGENLWQFRIAEHTPDYHTKSFSDSGRHSDVSLQEAREYRNAFFEKNPHLRPSRPLLRMSLQKNNRTGIIGVNYSETTLPSGTIARDWQMTCPRPSGGTPKTARFSIRKFGEARALMMAVQARKEATLEYKSVAKTESDHRDINNLVGEYDDIIAELQESIEKGSDSALLGVIQEARLDATSKRSEISVRLGQHRFRRLVLERAQGRCAATGADILVTAAHIKPWQVASDFDRINPDNGIALSLLYHRTFDLGYISFADDGTILVSEPYRDRLLQVGLNLSVKITGLTEDHRPFLEYHRKQIFQVNSAAP
- a CDS encoding argininosuccinate synthase; translation: MKIVLAYSGGLDTSVLMSWIKEKYNAEMIGFCADIGQEEELKGLDKKAIKTGASKIYIDDLQEEFARDFIFPMMRAGAIYEGQYFLGTSIARPLIAKRMVEIAKKEKADAIAHGATGKGNDQVRFELTAAALAPDLQVIAPWRDERYRNEFPGRQEMIDYCAKHKIPVQASAKKPYSMDRNLLHISYEAGILEDPWYDSYDLKNRGYFCTLSCLPEDAPNKPEFVELDFVKGDCVAVNGKKLNPLGVMKALNKLGGKHGVGRVDMVENRFVGMKSRGVYETPGGAILHFAHRQMESLTMDREVMHQRDALIPKYAELVYNGFWFAPEREALQAYVEESQKNVTGTVRVKLYKGNIMVAGRKSKVSLYNPHIATMEADPTKAYNQDDATGFIRLNGLRLKVAAKVHGKKK